Proteins found in one Pseudorasbora parva isolate DD20220531a chromosome 11, ASM2467924v1, whole genome shotgun sequence genomic segment:
- the npas4a gene encoding neuronal PAS domain-containing protein 4A, with amino-acid sequence MYRSTKGASKARRDQINAEIRNLKDLLPISDADKSRLSYLHIMSLACMYTRKSVFFSQETATDSSAEETTGFLTFHELNELVQVMPGFLMLLTGEGKLLYLSDSVSEHLGHSMVDLVAQGDSVYDIIDTADHFIMRSNLVPLTSPDTDRLFRCRFNTSKSVRRQSAGNKHVLIRAHCLSETPDESSPGSYWTSNPVWVCFCTPLEPHTSQGGTAPDREQSSAPTLESSFFLPCFRSQHSRDMRLQEAQDSVNVHLGLNVEILRSRSWYSFLHPQDLSHASAQHCSLLREGGEGRAEMVVRVETADHSWVWLYMVLQLETGENPIVSNNYIISETEAWSVRQQLSSEQTQLSLVLGSSTSQQESLSLQSPETLSSPDQVFTPGSSGLSGQSFDFSTAACSAGSTEEQGGSSSMEPAQMESGPRSSLSSMEEETFFQHEPSEPVASPSSASSPIPVTVATVSDLDFLTQNILLPPAFQIDPPLPALPLPLPPVPTSQAQQTKEFVCTPPYTPQLGGSNFPFGEPHFSFDPTGATSPPPLASTATVTTTTAPSLSPSAPSNPQSSPPPPTTTLSTLLPLTITSPTTEILFPVEPCSGSLYEKLPPTPDSPGDGDCTVMTLPEVRGPLYVDVPHGPLSYPPEGLLTPEASPGKQPSLSFFSSLREREKERTEISLLAQHISTLAEGFYLDPFLAKLVPSTISERSQSPSLNSAGLDSIPLLGEFYTLKPWKGLDLPIFSDDESLFEESILETLLQDLTSSSPLSPTHSSSSQSSPPSSPSTPECWCPPLHFDGVSAMSAGHFCSVQSAHRNNEAGRGAMMSPVNAGNMADGKAAGEVAMETEVAPSPLFMGIPTSPPLQLTASPASVPVSSPVSPASPGQLCAQSLLEELAALEPMFGAGASITPGLGQQPELYQLQCHAPQQCFRKDGSGSDPPF; translated from the exons ATGTATCGGTCCACTAAAGGAGCTTCGAAAGCCCGAAGAGACCAAATAAACGCGGAGATTAGGAACCTGAAGGACTTGTTGCCCATCTCCGATGCGGACAAGTCTCGGCTGTCCTATCTTCACATCATGTCGCTGGCTTGCATGTACACGAGAAAGTCTGTCTTCTTCAGCCAag AAACAGCTACAGATAGCAGTGCTGAAGAAACCACGGGATTCCTCACATTCCATGAACTGAATGAGCTGGTTCAAGTTATGCCAGGTTTTCTCATGCTGTTGACTGGAGAAGGAAAGTTGCTGTACCTGTCAGACAGCGTCTCAGAACACCTCGGACACTCAATG GTAGATTTGGTCGCTCAAGGGGACAGTGTATACGACATAATAGACACTGCAGACCATTTTATTATGAGGAGTAACCTGGTGCCTCTAACTTCACCTGACACAG ATCGTCTGTTCCGCTGCAGATTCAACACCTCCAAATCAGTGCGTAGGCAGAGTGCAGGCAATAAGCATGTTTTAATCCGAGCCCACTGCCTGTCAGAAACTCCAGATGAGTCTTCCCCAGGATCCTATTGGACTTCCAACCCAGTGTGGGTATGTTTCTGTACCCCTCTGGAGCCTCACACTTCCCAAGGGGGAACTGCCCCGGACAGAGAACAATCTTCGGCTCCAACACTAGAGAGCAGCTTCTTCCTGCCATGTTTCCGTTCTCAGCATAGCCGTGACATGAGACTTCAGGAAGCACAAGACAG TGTGAATGTTCATTTGGGACTAAATGTGGAGATTCTACGGTCCCGATCTTGGTACAGCTTCCTGCATCCTCAGGATCTTTCACATGCCTCAGCTCAGCACTGCAGCCTAT TGAGAGAGGGAGGAGAGGGCAGGGCTGAGATGGTGGTTCGAGTAGAGACTGCGGATCACTCGTGGGTCTGGCTTTACATGGTCTTGCAGCTGGAAACAGGGGAAAACCCCATTGTCAGTAACAATTACATCATCAG TGAGACAGAGGCTTGGTCAGTCAGGCAGCAGTTGAGCTCTGAACAGACCCAGCTCTCCTTGGTGCTGGGTTCAAGTACTTCCCAACAAGAAAGCCTAAGCTTACAGAGTCCAGAAACACTCTCAAGCCCTGACCAAGTATTCACACCAGGAAGTAGTGGCCTCTCTGGGCAGTCATTTGACTTCAGCACAGCCGCATGCAGCGCAGGATCTACTGAGGAACAAGGTGGAAGCTCGTCAATGGAGCCTGCACAAATGGAGAGTGGCCCACGTTCCAGTCTCTCCTCTATGGAAGAGGAGACCTTCTTCCAGCACGAGCCCAGTGAACCTGTGGCCAGTCCATCTTCTGCATCATCTCCTATTCCAGTCACGGTTGCAACAGTGTCTGACTTGGACTTCCTCACTCAGAATATTCTGCTGCCACCGGCATTCCAGATAGATCCCCCTCTACCAGCCTTGCCCCTTCCTCTTCCACCTGTGCCTACCTCCCAGGCCCAACAGACCAAGGAGTTTGTGTGCACACCCCCATACACACCGCAACTTGGGGGAAGCAACTTTCCCTTCGGGGAGCCTCATTTCAGCTTTGATCCTACCGGGGCCACCTCACCACCTCCTCTTGCTTCAACTGCAACAGTAACAACAACGACAGCTCCATCTCTTTCTCCATCTGCACCATCAAACCCACAAAGCAGCCCACCACCTCCAACGACAACATTGTCAACTCTTTTGCCACTCACTATAACATCTCCAACCACAGAGATCCTCTTCCCAGTGGAGCCTTGCAGTGGGTCACTCTATGAAAAACTCCCTCCTACTCCTGACAGTCCAGGTGACGGCGACTGCACGGTCATGACTTTACCAGAAGTCCGTGGTCCACTGTATGTTGACGTCCCCCACGGACCCCTCTCTTACCCACCAGAAGGTCTCCTCACACCTGAAGCCTCACCAGGAAAACAGCCCAGTTTGTCCTTCTTCTCCTCGCTGcgtgagagagaaaaagagagaacagAGATCTCGCTTTTAGCCCAGCACATCAGCACACTAGCAGAGGGCTTCTACTTAGATCCATTCCTGGCCAAGCTGGTTCCTTCCACCATTTCTGAACGCTCTCAGTCTCCATCTCTGAATTCTGCAGGACTTGATTCAATCCCACTGCTGGGTGAATTCTACACACTCAAGCCCTGGAAAGGCCTGGACCTGCccatcttctctgatgatgagtCTCTGTTTGAAGAGAGTATATTAGAGACCCTTCTCCAGGACCTTACATCCTCCTCTCCCCTCTCACCGactcactcttcctcctctcaatCCAGCCCCCCCTCCTCCCCCTCCACTCCTGAGTGCTGGTGCCCACCCTTGCACTTTGACGGGGTCTCTGCTATGAGTGCTGGTCACTTCTGTAGCGTCCAATCGGCGCACCGTAACAATGAGGCCGGGCGAGGGGCTATGATGTCGCCAGTAAACGCAGGCAACATGGCAGATGGGAAGGCGGCAGGCGAAGTTGCGATGGAGACAGAGGTAGCACCATCGCCTCTGTTCATGGGCATACCAACATCTCCACCATTGCAGCTGACCGCCTCTCCCGCTTCGGTGCCTGTCTCGTCGCCTGTCAGCCCTGCGTCGCCCGGCCAGCTCTGCGCCCAGTCCCTCCTCGAGGAGCTGGCCGCCCTGGAACCCATGTTTGGGGCAGGTGCCTCGATCACCCCCGGCCTGGGGCAACAACCTGAGTTGTATCAACTCCAATGTCATGCACCGCAACAGTGCTTCCGCAAAG ATGGGAGTGGAAGTGATCCTCCGTTCTAA